From a region of the Balaenoptera musculus isolate JJ_BM4_2016_0621 chromosome 15, mBalMus1.pri.v3, whole genome shotgun sequence genome:
- the AP5Z1 gene encoding AP-5 complex subunit zeta-1 isoform X2, producing the protein MAPSDSLSLSCDHIQNTRQLGLVASVLLAQGDQQQVRSLGQRVLKVLESRQPEGPSLRHLLPVVSKVTSLAPDALHEEQTRALSKRLGDWLRYASVQQGVAHSSGGFFSTPRARQLGPVTEVDGAVATDFFTVLSTGQRFTEDQWLNVQAFSMLRAWLLDSEPGGSGAPDADDKSELEGSTRSVLSATSTASHLLPPQEWLREKAFEYCQRLLEQSNRRALRKADSDLQKAVSARRAGGRAGARSLAQLPLSGLLGSPQCLVEAVLVLDVLCRQDPSFLYRTLSCLKALHTRLRGDPAWVRALLPVAQFFLHHGEAAAVDADAVYQHLFSRIPAEHFHSPMLAFEFVQFCRDSLPLFGRNLGVLRTSFPNLFKFLAWNSPPLTSDFVALLPSLVDAGTAVEMLHLLLDLPCLTAALDLQLRWAPLLTASALSPPLLAPGRSCSLPSRASLCTSSPPPDGSPGAQPVFHSAVQPPRPFRVSLQLLAGSGHRDVTVTSTLVSPWPVGTVRAGAESSFGWPGPEPTSEPSLGSLSAHRSLQAASERPPWDVSIRAPGCLEAFRDSQAQGLFQHLLRAQASGTVERLTPLYRLLQPLAGCARVVQCAEAVPTLLRAFFSAVTQIADGALASQLALLLLERSDSLYQVPGYEAGVHRVLSSQFPALCKLHPPLVVEHAKELLEFVGGPRSGGHVLTSVVWAIGEYLSVSWDRRCTVEQINNFFEALEALLFEVTQSRPSTTLPKCPPQVITVLMTTLTKLASRSQDLIPRVSLLLSKMRSLAQSPATGSMPGEEDAGAVRTRATELLNLLKMPSVAQFVFTPSVEVSEPRYHRDTNTALPLVLRTVSRLVEREAGLLPG; encoded by the exons ATGGCACCCTCCGACAGCCTGAGCCTCTCCTGCGACCACATCCAGAACACGCGGCAGCTGGGCCTCGTGGCCTCTGTGCTCTTGGCCCAG GGTGACCAGCAGCAGGTCAGGAGCTTGGGCCAGCGCGTCCTCAAGGTCCTGGAGAGCCGGCAGCCCGAGGGGCCCAGCCTGAGGCACCTCCTCCCTGTCGTGTCCAAGGTCACCAGCCTGGCCCCGGACGCCCTCCACGAAG AGCAGACCAGGGCGCTCAGCAAGCGGCTGGGGGACTGGCTCCGCTACGCCAGCGTCCAGCAGGGGGTCGCCCACTCCTCCGGGGGCTTCTTCTCCACGCCCAGAGCCCGGCAG CTGGGCCCTGTCACCGAGGTGGACGGGGCAGTGGCCACAGACTTCTTCACCGTGCTGTCCACGGGCCAGCGCTTCACGGAGGACCAGTGGCTGAACGTGCAGGCCTTCTCCATGCTGCGGGCCTGGCTGCTGGACAGCGAGCCTGGGGGCTCCGGCGCCCCGGATGCAG ACGACAAGTCGGAGCTGGAAGGCTCCACCCGGTCCGTGCTCTCGGCCACGTCCACCGCCAGCCACCTGCTGCCGCCCCAGGAGTGGCTGCGGGAGAAGGCCTTCGAGTACTGCCAGCGCCTGCTCGAGCAGAGTAACCGGC gagCCCTGAGGAAGGCAGACTCAGACCTGCAGAAAGCAGTGAGTgcccggcgggcgggcgggcgggcgggcgctcGTTCGCTCGCTCAGCTCCCTCTGAGCGGCCTCCTCGGGTCCCCGCAGTGTCTGGTGGAGGCCGTGCTGGTGCTGGACGTGCTCTGCCGGCAGGACCCCTCCTTCCTGTACCGCACCCTCTCCTGCCTGAAGGCCCTGCACACGCGCCTGCGTGGGGACCCAGCCTGGGTGCGGGCGCTGCTGCCCGTGGCCCAGTTCTTCCTGCACCACG GGGAGGCGGCCGCAGTGGACGCAGATGCCGTCTACCAGCACCTCTTCAGCAGGATCCCCGCTGAACATTTCCACAGCCCGATGCTGGCCTTCGAGTTCGTCCAGTTCTGCAGGGACAGCCTGCCTCTGTTTGGCAGAAACCTTGGCGTTCTCAGGACAAGCTTCCCCAACCTCTTCAAG TTCCTGGCTTGGAACAGCCCGCCCCTCACCTCCGACTTTGTGGCGCTCCTCCCGTCCCTGGTCGACGCAGGGACGGCCGTGGAGATGCTCCACCTGCTGCTGGACCTGCCTTGTCTGACCGCAGCCTTGGACCTGCAGCTCAGGTGGGCCCCTCTTCTGACCGCATCTGCCCTGTCCCCGCCCCTCCTTGCCCCCGGCCGCTCCTGCTCTCTCCCAAGCAGAGCGTCTCTCTGCACCTCTTCGCCGCCCCCTGACGGCAGCCCCGGAGCCCAGCCTGTCTTTCACTCAGCCGTGCAGCCTCCCAGGCCCTTTCGGGTCAGCCTGCAGCTCCTGGCTGGGTCAGGGCACCGTGATGTTACGGTGACATCCACTCTAGTCTCTCCCTGGCCAGTGGGTACCGTGAGGGCAGGGGCCGAGTCCAGCTTCGGCTGGCCTGGGCCAGAGCCCACATCCGAGCCCAGCCTCGGGAGTCTCTCTGCTCACAGGTCGCTGCAGGCCGCGTCCGAGAGGCCGCCCTGGGACGTCTCCATCAGGGCCCCCGGCTGCCTGGAGGCCTTCCGGGACTCGCAGGCCCAGGGTCTCTTCCAGCACCTGCTGCGTGCCCAGGCCAGCGGGACCGTGGAGAG GTTGACGCCGCTCTACCGGCTGCTGCAGCCCCTGGCCGGCTGTGCCCGGGTGGTCCAGTGCGCCGAGGCCGTGCCCACCCTGCTCCGGGCGTTCTTCTCAGCGGTGACACAG atTGCTGACGGGGCCCTGGCCAGCCAGCTGGCACTGCTGCTCCTGGAGCGAAGTGACTCGCTTTACCAGGTCCCGGGGTACGAAGCCGGTGTGCACAG GGTGCTGAGCTCCCAGTTCCCGGCCTTGTGCAAGCTGCATCCCCCGCTGGTGGTCGAGCATGCGAAGGAGCTGCTGGAGTTTGTGGGCGGCCCCCGCAGCGGCGGGCACGTGCTCACGTCCGTG GTGTGGGCCATCGGCGAGTACCTGTCGGTGTCCTGGGACCGGCGGTGCACCGTGGAGCAGATCAACAACTTTTTCGAAGCCCTGGAGGCCCTGCTCTTCGAGGTCACCCAGTCGCGGCCCTCCACCACCCTTCCCAAGTGTCCTCCGCAGGTCATCACCGTGCTCATGACCACACTGACCAAGCTGGCCTCCCGGAGCCAAGACCTGATTCCCAG GGTCTCCCTGCTCTTGTCAAAGATGAGGAGCCTGGCCCAGAGCCCAGCCACGGGCTCCATGCCCGGTGAGGAGGACGCGGGAGCCGTCCGCACGCGGGCCACCGAGCTGCTGAACCTGCTGAAGATGCCCAGCGTGGCCCAGTTCGTGTTCACGCCCAGCGTGGAGGTGTCCGAGCCCCGCTATCACCGTGACACCAACACAGCCCTGCCCCTGGTCCTGCGCACGGTCAGCCGGCTGGTGGAGAGGGAGGCGGGCCTCCTGCCAGGGTGA
- the AP5Z1 gene encoding AP-5 complex subunit zeta-1 isoform X4 translates to MQTTSRSWKAPPGPCSRPRPPPATCCRPRSGCGRRPSSTASACSSRVTGVSPGATLPVRGPPVRGPRRSVPTSRLRWGRPQLWAARPLLELPEHRAPSCSAVLMGTQRPGGFLPSPRSPEEGRLRPAESSECPAGGRAGGRSFARSAPSERPPRVPAVSGGGRAGAGRALPAGPLLPVPHPLLPEGPAHAPAWGPSLGAGAAARGPVLPAPRHVWPWRLGPRRGGPPPAPEAFCPDGARWLSGEAAAVDADAVYQHLFSRIPAEHFHSPMLAFEFVQFCRDSLPLFGRNLGVLRTSFPNLFKFLAWNSPPLTSDFVALLPSLVDAGTAVEMLHLLLDLPCLTAALDLQLRWAPLLTASALSPPLLAPGRSCSLPSRASLCTSSPPPDGSPGAQPVFHSAVQPPRPFRVSLQLLAGSGHRDVTVTSTLVSPWPVGTVRAGAESSFGWPGPEPTSEPSLGSLSAHRSLQAASERPPWDVSIRAPGCLEAFRDSQAQGLFQHLLRAQASGTVERLTPLYRLLQPLAGCARVVQCAEAVPTLLRAFFSAVTQIADGALASQLALLLLERSDSLYQVPGYEAGVHRVLSSQFPALCKLHPPLVVEHAKELLEFVGGPRSGGHVLTSVVWAIGEYLSVSWDRRCTVEQINNFFEALEALLFEVTQSRPSTTLPKCPPQVITVLMTTLTKLASRSQDLIPRVSLLLSKMRSLAQSPATGSMPGEEDAGAVRTRATELLNLLKMPSVAQFVFTPSVEVSEPRYHRDTNTALPLVLRTVSRLVEREAGLLPG, encoded by the exons ATGCAG ACGACAAGTCGGAGCTGGAAGGCTCCACCCGGTCCGTGCTCTCGGCCACGTCCACCGCCAGCCACCTGCTGCCGCCCCAGGAGTGGCTGCGGGAGAAGGCCTTCGAGTACTGCCAGCGCCTGCTCGAGCAGAGTAACCGGCGTGAGTCCCGGGGCCACCCTGCCCGTCCGCGGCCCACCCGTCCGCGGCCCACGGCGCTCGGTCCCCACCTCGCGTCTGCGCTGGGGTCGCCCCCAGCTCTGGGCTGCCCGGCCTCTCCTCGAGCTTCCAGAACACAGGGCACCTTCTTGTTCGGCTGTTCTGATGGGGACGCAGAGACCAGGTggctttcttccctcccccaggagCCCTGAGGAAGGCAGACTCAGACCTGCAGAAAGCAGTGAGTgcccggcgggcgggcgggcgggcgggcgctcGTTCGCTCGCTCAGCTCCCTCTGAGCGGCCTCCTCGGGTCCCCGCAGTGTCTGGTGGAGGCCGTGCTGGTGCTGGACGTGCTCTGCCGGCAGGACCCCTCCTTCCTGTACCGCACCCTCTCCTGCCTGAAGGCCCTGCACACGCGCCTGCGTGGGGACCCAGCCTGGGTGCGGGCGCTGCTGCCCGTGGCCCAGTTCTTCCTGCACCACG ACACGTGTGGCCCTGGAGGCTTGGCCCGAGGCGCGGGGGGCCCCCGCCAGCACCCGAGGCCTTCTGCCCTGACGGAGCCCGCTGGCTTTCAGGGGAGGCGGCCGCAGTGGACGCAGATGCCGTCTACCAGCACCTCTTCAGCAGGATCCCCGCTGAACATTTCCACAGCCCGATGCTGGCCTTCGAGTTCGTCCAGTTCTGCAGGGACAGCCTGCCTCTGTTTGGCAGAAACCTTGGCGTTCTCAGGACAAGCTTCCCCAACCTCTTCAAG TTCCTGGCTTGGAACAGCCCGCCCCTCACCTCCGACTTTGTGGCGCTCCTCCCGTCCCTGGTCGACGCAGGGACGGCCGTGGAGATGCTCCACCTGCTGCTGGACCTGCCTTGTCTGACCGCAGCCTTGGACCTGCAGCTCAGGTGGGCCCCTCTTCTGACCGCATCTGCCCTGTCCCCGCCCCTCCTTGCCCCCGGCCGCTCCTGCTCTCTCCCAAGCAGAGCGTCTCTCTGCACCTCTTCGCCGCCCCCTGACGGCAGCCCCGGAGCCCAGCCTGTCTTTCACTCAGCCGTGCAGCCTCCCAGGCCCTTTCGGGTCAGCCTGCAGCTCCTGGCTGGGTCAGGGCACCGTGATGTTACGGTGACATCCACTCTAGTCTCTCCCTGGCCAGTGGGTACCGTGAGGGCAGGGGCCGAGTCCAGCTTCGGCTGGCCTGGGCCAGAGCCCACATCCGAGCCCAGCCTCGGGAGTCTCTCTGCTCACAGGTCGCTGCAGGCCGCGTCCGAGAGGCCGCCCTGGGACGTCTCCATCAGGGCCCCCGGCTGCCTGGAGGCCTTCCGGGACTCGCAGGCCCAGGGTCTCTTCCAGCACCTGCTGCGTGCCCAGGCCAGCGGGACCGTGGAGAG GTTGACGCCGCTCTACCGGCTGCTGCAGCCCCTGGCCGGCTGTGCCCGGGTGGTCCAGTGCGCCGAGGCCGTGCCCACCCTGCTCCGGGCGTTCTTCTCAGCGGTGACACAG atTGCTGACGGGGCCCTGGCCAGCCAGCTGGCACTGCTGCTCCTGGAGCGAAGTGACTCGCTTTACCAGGTCCCGGGGTACGAAGCCGGTGTGCACAG GGTGCTGAGCTCCCAGTTCCCGGCCTTGTGCAAGCTGCATCCCCCGCTGGTGGTCGAGCATGCGAAGGAGCTGCTGGAGTTTGTGGGCGGCCCCCGCAGCGGCGGGCACGTGCTCACGTCCGTG GTGTGGGCCATCGGCGAGTACCTGTCGGTGTCCTGGGACCGGCGGTGCACCGTGGAGCAGATCAACAACTTTTTCGAAGCCCTGGAGGCCCTGCTCTTCGAGGTCACCCAGTCGCGGCCCTCCACCACCCTTCCCAAGTGTCCTCCGCAGGTCATCACCGTGCTCATGACCACACTGACCAAGCTGGCCTCCCGGAGCCAAGACCTGATTCCCAG GGTCTCCCTGCTCTTGTCAAAGATGAGGAGCCTGGCCCAGAGCCCAGCCACGGGCTCCATGCCCGGTGAGGAGGACGCGGGAGCCGTCCGCACGCGGGCCACCGAGCTGCTGAACCTGCTGAAGATGCCCAGCGTGGCCCAGTTCGTGTTCACGCCCAGCGTGGAGGTGTCCGAGCCCCGCTATCACCGTGACACCAACACAGCCCTGCCCCTGGTCCTGCGCACGGTCAGCCGGCTGGTGGAGAGGGAGGCGGGCCTCCTGCCAGGGTGA
- the AP5Z1 gene encoding AP-5 complex subunit zeta-1 isoform X3 — translation MFTTGAESLLLQAREIRDEELGKLCTRVCALLQKEDWGPDALDALRRLFLIVSATKYSRRLGKPCVALLQSTLCSPACPEQLQLLCAAVLREMAPSDSLSLSCDHIQNTRQLGLVASVLLAQGDQQQVRSLGQRVLKVLESRQPEGPSLRHLLPVVSKVTSLAPDALHEEQTRALSKRLGDWLRYASVQQGVAHSSGGFFSTPRARQLGPVTEVDGAVATDFFTVLSTGQRFTEDQWLNVQAFSMLRAWLLDSEPGGSGAPDADDKSELEGSTRSVLSATSTASHLLPPQEWLREKAFEYCQRLLEQSNRRALRKADSDLQKACLVEAVLVLDVLCRQDPSFLYRTLSCLKALHTRLRGDPAWVRALLPVAQFFLHHGEAAAVDADAVYQHLFSRIPAEHFHSPMLAFEFVQFCRDSLPLFGRNLGVLRTSFPNLFKFLAWNSPPLTSDFVALLPSLVDAGTAVEMLHLLLDLPCLTAALDLQLRSLQAASERPPWDVSIRAPGCLEAFRDSQAQGLFQHLLRAQASGTVERLTPLYRLLQPLAGCARVVQCAEAVPTLLRAFFSAVTQIADGALASQLALLLLERSDSLYQVPGYEAGVHRVLSSQFPALCKLHPPLVVEHAKELLEFVGGPRSGGHVLTSVVWAIGEYLSVSWDRRCTVEQINNFFEALEALLFEVTQSRPSTTLPKCPPQVITVLMTTLTKLASRSQDLIPRVSLLLSKMRSLAQSPATGSMPGEEDAGAVRTRATELLNLLKMPSVAQFVFTPSVEVSEPRYHRDTNTALPLVLRTVSRLVEREAGLLPG, via the exons gctggGGAAGCCTTGCGTGGCGCTGCTGCAGAGCACCCTCTGCTCGCCCGCCTGCCCCGAGCAGCTCCAGCTCCTCTGCGCCGCTGTCCTGAGAGAGATGGCACCCTCCGACAGCCTGAGCCTCTCCTGCGACCACATCCAGAACACGCGGCAGCTGGGCCTCGTGGCCTCTGTGCTCTTGGCCCAG GGTGACCAGCAGCAGGTCAGGAGCTTGGGCCAGCGCGTCCTCAAGGTCCTGGAGAGCCGGCAGCCCGAGGGGCCCAGCCTGAGGCACCTCCTCCCTGTCGTGTCCAAGGTCACCAGCCTGGCCCCGGACGCCCTCCACGAAG AGCAGACCAGGGCGCTCAGCAAGCGGCTGGGGGACTGGCTCCGCTACGCCAGCGTCCAGCAGGGGGTCGCCCACTCCTCCGGGGGCTTCTTCTCCACGCCCAGAGCCCGGCAG CTGGGCCCTGTCACCGAGGTGGACGGGGCAGTGGCCACAGACTTCTTCACCGTGCTGTCCACGGGCCAGCGCTTCACGGAGGACCAGTGGCTGAACGTGCAGGCCTTCTCCATGCTGCGGGCCTGGCTGCTGGACAGCGAGCCTGGGGGCTCCGGCGCCCCGGATGCAG ACGACAAGTCGGAGCTGGAAGGCTCCACCCGGTCCGTGCTCTCGGCCACGTCCACCGCCAGCCACCTGCTGCCGCCCCAGGAGTGGCTGCGGGAGAAGGCCTTCGAGTACTGCCAGCGCCTGCTCGAGCAGAGTAACCGGC gagCCCTGAGGAAGGCAGACTCAGACCTGCAGAAAGCA TGTCTGGTGGAGGCCGTGCTGGTGCTGGACGTGCTCTGCCGGCAGGACCCCTCCTTCCTGTACCGCACCCTCTCCTGCCTGAAGGCCCTGCACACGCGCCTGCGTGGGGACCCAGCCTGGGTGCGGGCGCTGCTGCCCGTGGCCCAGTTCTTCCTGCACCACG GGGAGGCGGCCGCAGTGGACGCAGATGCCGTCTACCAGCACCTCTTCAGCAGGATCCCCGCTGAACATTTCCACAGCCCGATGCTGGCCTTCGAGTTCGTCCAGTTCTGCAGGGACAGCCTGCCTCTGTTTGGCAGAAACCTTGGCGTTCTCAGGACAAGCTTCCCCAACCTCTTCAAG TTCCTGGCTTGGAACAGCCCGCCCCTCACCTCCGACTTTGTGGCGCTCCTCCCGTCCCTGGTCGACGCAGGGACGGCCGTGGAGATGCTCCACCTGCTGCTGGACCTGCCTTGTCTGACCGCAGCCTTGGACCTGCAGCTCAG GTCGCTGCAGGCCGCGTCCGAGAGGCCGCCCTGGGACGTCTCCATCAGGGCCCCCGGCTGCCTGGAGGCCTTCCGGGACTCGCAGGCCCAGGGTCTCTTCCAGCACCTGCTGCGTGCCCAGGCCAGCGGGACCGTGGAGAG GTTGACGCCGCTCTACCGGCTGCTGCAGCCCCTGGCCGGCTGTGCCCGGGTGGTCCAGTGCGCCGAGGCCGTGCCCACCCTGCTCCGGGCGTTCTTCTCAGCGGTGACACAG atTGCTGACGGGGCCCTGGCCAGCCAGCTGGCACTGCTGCTCCTGGAGCGAAGTGACTCGCTTTACCAGGTCCCGGGGTACGAAGCCGGTGTGCACAG GGTGCTGAGCTCCCAGTTCCCGGCCTTGTGCAAGCTGCATCCCCCGCTGGTGGTCGAGCATGCGAAGGAGCTGCTGGAGTTTGTGGGCGGCCCCCGCAGCGGCGGGCACGTGCTCACGTCCGTG GTGTGGGCCATCGGCGAGTACCTGTCGGTGTCCTGGGACCGGCGGTGCACCGTGGAGCAGATCAACAACTTTTTCGAAGCCCTGGAGGCCCTGCTCTTCGAGGTCACCCAGTCGCGGCCCTCCACCACCCTTCCCAAGTGTCCTCCGCAGGTCATCACCGTGCTCATGACCACACTGACCAAGCTGGCCTCCCGGAGCCAAGACCTGATTCCCAG GGTCTCCCTGCTCTTGTCAAAGATGAGGAGCCTGGCCCAGAGCCCAGCCACGGGCTCCATGCCCGGTGAGGAGGACGCGGGAGCCGTCCGCACGCGGGCCACCGAGCTGCTGAACCTGCTGAAGATGCCCAGCGTGGCCCAGTTCGTGTTCACGCCCAGCGTGGAGGTGTCCGAGCCCCGCTATCACCGTGACACCAACACAGCCCTGCCCCTGGTCCTGCGCACGGTCAGCCGGCTGGTGGAGAGGGAGGCGGGCCTCCTGCCAGGGTGA
- the AP5Z1 gene encoding AP-5 complex subunit zeta-1 isoform X1 has protein sequence MSQGCEADSGHRAGAALVTFRTPDPGGVRDAQEHVLLWGLQGDQQQVRSLGQRVLKVLESRQPEGPSLRHLLPVVSKVTSLAPDALHEEQTRALSKRLGDWLRYASVQQGVAHSSGGFFSTPRARQLGPVTEVDGAVATDFFTVLSTGQRFTEDQWLNVQAFSMLRAWLLDSEPGGSGAPDADDKSELEGSTRSVLSATSTASHLLPPQEWLREKAFEYCQRLLEQSNRRALRKADSDLQKAVSARRAGGRAGARSLAQLPLSGLLGSPQCLVEAVLVLDVLCRQDPSFLYRTLSCLKALHTRLRGDPAWVRALLPVAQFFLHHGEAAAVDADAVYQHLFSRIPAEHFHSPMLAFEFVQFCRDSLPLFGRNLGVLRTSFPNLFKFLAWNSPPLTSDFVALLPSLVDAGTAVEMLHLLLDLPCLTAALDLQLRWAPLLTASALSPPLLAPGRSCSLPSRASLCTSSPPPDGSPGAQPVFHSAVQPPRPFRVSLQLLAGSGHRDVTVTSTLVSPWPVGTVRAGAESSFGWPGPEPTSEPSLGSLSAHRSLQAASERPPWDVSIRAPGCLEAFRDSQAQGLFQHLLRAQASGTVERLTPLYRLLQPLAGCARVVQCAEAVPTLLRAFFSAVTQIADGALASQLALLLLERSDSLYQVPGYEAGVHRVLSSQFPALCKLHPPLVVEHAKELLEFVGGPRSGGHVLTSVVWAIGEYLSVSWDRRCTVEQINNFFEALEALLFEVTQSRPSTTLPKCPPQVITVLMTTLTKLASRSQDLIPRVSLLLSKMRSLAQSPATGSMPGEEDAGAVRTRATELLNLLKMPSVAQFVFTPSVEVSEPRYHRDTNTALPLVLRTVSRLVEREAGLLPG, from the exons ATGAGCCAGGGCTGTGAGGCTGATTCAGGCCACAGGGCCGGGGCTGCCCTTGTGACGTTCCGGACGCCTGACCCGGGTGGCGTTCGTGACGCGCAGGAACATGTTCTGCTGTGGGGTTTGCAGGGTGACCAGCAGCAGGTCAGGAGCTTGGGCCAGCGCGTCCTCAAGGTCCTGGAGAGCCGGCAGCCCGAGGGGCCCAGCCTGAGGCACCTCCTCCCTGTCGTGTCCAAGGTCACCAGCCTGGCCCCGGACGCCCTCCACGAAG AGCAGACCAGGGCGCTCAGCAAGCGGCTGGGGGACTGGCTCCGCTACGCCAGCGTCCAGCAGGGGGTCGCCCACTCCTCCGGGGGCTTCTTCTCCACGCCCAGAGCCCGGCAG CTGGGCCCTGTCACCGAGGTGGACGGGGCAGTGGCCACAGACTTCTTCACCGTGCTGTCCACGGGCCAGCGCTTCACGGAGGACCAGTGGCTGAACGTGCAGGCCTTCTCCATGCTGCGGGCCTGGCTGCTGGACAGCGAGCCTGGGGGCTCCGGCGCCCCGGATGCAG ACGACAAGTCGGAGCTGGAAGGCTCCACCCGGTCCGTGCTCTCGGCCACGTCCACCGCCAGCCACCTGCTGCCGCCCCAGGAGTGGCTGCGGGAGAAGGCCTTCGAGTACTGCCAGCGCCTGCTCGAGCAGAGTAACCGGC gagCCCTGAGGAAGGCAGACTCAGACCTGCAGAAAGCAGTGAGTgcccggcgggcgggcgggcgggcgggcgctcGTTCGCTCGCTCAGCTCCCTCTGAGCGGCCTCCTCGGGTCCCCGCAGTGTCTGGTGGAGGCCGTGCTGGTGCTGGACGTGCTCTGCCGGCAGGACCCCTCCTTCCTGTACCGCACCCTCTCCTGCCTGAAGGCCCTGCACACGCGCCTGCGTGGGGACCCAGCCTGGGTGCGGGCGCTGCTGCCCGTGGCCCAGTTCTTCCTGCACCACG GGGAGGCGGCCGCAGTGGACGCAGATGCCGTCTACCAGCACCTCTTCAGCAGGATCCCCGCTGAACATTTCCACAGCCCGATGCTGGCCTTCGAGTTCGTCCAGTTCTGCAGGGACAGCCTGCCTCTGTTTGGCAGAAACCTTGGCGTTCTCAGGACAAGCTTCCCCAACCTCTTCAAG TTCCTGGCTTGGAACAGCCCGCCCCTCACCTCCGACTTTGTGGCGCTCCTCCCGTCCCTGGTCGACGCAGGGACGGCCGTGGAGATGCTCCACCTGCTGCTGGACCTGCCTTGTCTGACCGCAGCCTTGGACCTGCAGCTCAGGTGGGCCCCTCTTCTGACCGCATCTGCCCTGTCCCCGCCCCTCCTTGCCCCCGGCCGCTCCTGCTCTCTCCCAAGCAGAGCGTCTCTCTGCACCTCTTCGCCGCCCCCTGACGGCAGCCCCGGAGCCCAGCCTGTCTTTCACTCAGCCGTGCAGCCTCCCAGGCCCTTTCGGGTCAGCCTGCAGCTCCTGGCTGGGTCAGGGCACCGTGATGTTACGGTGACATCCACTCTAGTCTCTCCCTGGCCAGTGGGTACCGTGAGGGCAGGGGCCGAGTCCAGCTTCGGCTGGCCTGGGCCAGAGCCCACATCCGAGCCCAGCCTCGGGAGTCTCTCTGCTCACAGGTCGCTGCAGGCCGCGTCCGAGAGGCCGCCCTGGGACGTCTCCATCAGGGCCCCCGGCTGCCTGGAGGCCTTCCGGGACTCGCAGGCCCAGGGTCTCTTCCAGCACCTGCTGCGTGCCCAGGCCAGCGGGACCGTGGAGAG GTTGACGCCGCTCTACCGGCTGCTGCAGCCCCTGGCCGGCTGTGCCCGGGTGGTCCAGTGCGCCGAGGCCGTGCCCACCCTGCTCCGGGCGTTCTTCTCAGCGGTGACACAG atTGCTGACGGGGCCCTGGCCAGCCAGCTGGCACTGCTGCTCCTGGAGCGAAGTGACTCGCTTTACCAGGTCCCGGGGTACGAAGCCGGTGTGCACAG GGTGCTGAGCTCCCAGTTCCCGGCCTTGTGCAAGCTGCATCCCCCGCTGGTGGTCGAGCATGCGAAGGAGCTGCTGGAGTTTGTGGGCGGCCCCCGCAGCGGCGGGCACGTGCTCACGTCCGTG GTGTGGGCCATCGGCGAGTACCTGTCGGTGTCCTGGGACCGGCGGTGCACCGTGGAGCAGATCAACAACTTTTTCGAAGCCCTGGAGGCCCTGCTCTTCGAGGTCACCCAGTCGCGGCCCTCCACCACCCTTCCCAAGTGTCCTCCGCAGGTCATCACCGTGCTCATGACCACACTGACCAAGCTGGCCTCCCGGAGCCAAGACCTGATTCCCAG GGTCTCCCTGCTCTTGTCAAAGATGAGGAGCCTGGCCCAGAGCCCAGCCACGGGCTCCATGCCCGGTGAGGAGGACGCGGGAGCCGTCCGCACGCGGGCCACCGAGCTGCTGAACCTGCTGAAGATGCCCAGCGTGGCCCAGTTCGTGTTCACGCCCAGCGTGGAGGTGTCCGAGCCCCGCTATCACCGTGACACCAACACAGCCCTGCCCCTGGTCCTGCGCACGGTCAGCCGGCTGGTGGAGAGGGAGGCGGGCCTCCTGCCAGGGTGA